Proteins encoded together in one Hevea brasiliensis isolate MT/VB/25A 57/8 chromosome 16, ASM3005281v1, whole genome shotgun sequence window:
- the LOC110672372 gene encoding transcription factor BIM2, which yields MVKSAKSHLDEEDEPDGYDSSSYRGELAKVDGSSSDHKLNTHRSKHSETEHRRRSKINERFQILRDLIPQNDQKRDKASFLLEVIEYIQFLQEKLQMYEGSYQGWSQEPTKLTPWKNHNPPVEGLMDHSQVLKNGSAHKTTVMLTNVNNSTESDLGTTAVPFNVQVQANMFAAVEREGVIAQAVQESVSDTENIAYQLQSQLWQGRPFASEFTVPNNTLNGQEEPMIETGSVSLSNTYSQGILDTLTQALRSSGVDLTQTNISVQIDVGKQGNRGAAIMASSSKDQENAYFNNQVMEQSEVENLMEDSDQAHKRLRTEKS from the exons ATGGTGAAATCCGCTAAGTCTCACCTCGACGAAGAAGATGAACCTGATGGTTACGACTCCTCTTCCTACAGAG GTGAATTAGCGAAGGTAGATGGTAGTAGCAGTGATCACAAGCTGAATACGCACAGGTCCAAGCATTCGGAGACAGAGCACCGTAGAAGGAGCAAGATTAATGAGAG GTTCCAGATTTTGAGAGATCTTATAcctcaaaatgatcagaaaagaGATAAGGCTTCATTCTTGTTGGAG GTTATAGAGTACATTCAGTTTTTACAGGAAAAGTTACAAATGTATGAGGGGTCATACCAAGGATGGAGTCAAGAGCCGACGAAATTGACACCCTGG AAAAATCACAACCCGCCTGTAGAAGGTTTAATGGACCATTCCCAAGTATTGAAGAATGGTTCTGCCCATAAGACTACTGTCATGCTCACAAATGTAAACAACTCAACTGAATCTGACCTGGGAACCACTGCAGTTCCATTTAATGTGCAAGTGCAGGCAAATATGTTTGCTGCTGTTGAGAGGGAGGGTGTAATTGCTCAGGCTGTGCAGGAATCTGTTTCAGATACTGAGAATATAGCATACCAACTTCAATCCCAACTGTGGCAGGGTCGACCGTTTGCTTCTGAGTTTACTGTTCCAAACAATACATTGAATGGACAAGAGGAGCCAATGATTGAAACTGGATCAGTTAGCCTCTCAAATACATATTCTCAAGG GATATTGGATACTTTGACCCAAGCTCTACGGTCTTCAGGTGTGGATTTGACTCAGACAAACATCTCAGTGCAAATTGATGTTGGCAAACAAGGAAATAGGGGAGCAGCTATTATGGCATCAAGTTCAAAG GATCAAGAAAATGCGTATTTTAACAATCAAGTGATGGAACAAAGTGAAGTTGAGAATCTAATGGAAGACTCTGATCAGGCTCATAAGAGACTGAGAACAGAAAAAAGCTAG
- the LOC110672350 gene encoding O-fucosyltransferase 27 has translation MKEEGKMVLKSKMKWVGLVGLVLSAFSLFVHFLLARFTEEGIAEYQSSITIFSWRPIFENAELAKTGPLYRRLWGPVRRFESLHPDANPRGHYADPKPLSNGYIFVRIQGGFHEIRNSICDVVVVARLLNATLVIPELQSTTSSKGISSEFKSFAYLYNEDQFTAALVKDIQVVKTLPKDLKGARRKKKIPSFRVSHSASPYFYLHHVLPVLNKHSVVELVVSDGGCLQAILPPHFEEYQRLRCRVAYHALRFREEVQELTTKILYRLRAPGRPFIAFDPGMTRDALAYYGCAEVFQDVHTELIQHKRAWMIKRRIVKGKLSVNSDEQRHNGSCPLMPEEVGILLRAYGYPWDTIIYVSGGEVFGGQRTLIPLHAMFENVVDRTSLSTGWELGRIYGREVNLAGNNPKIPPSVVEEKKLEAWKTAGPRPRPLPPPPARPKYPYNIEGWWGWVAESDNEPESTVIELRTNAHKLLWDAIDYVICVEADVFIPGFDHDGKGHPNFASLVMGHRLYQSTSSKTFRPDRKEVAKLLEETREHLYQANRTWLTSIRRHLRRSLVDGAIEASTKSKPFSFLSHPVPECSCSRYNVTETPGHASSSPTHAQVEAALGVTHRCPRWMDGETISRLKDKEIEEILDEDVSSSGLFFKHSVGSHESGGGEINKEETQLEDQEEFEGVE, from the exons ATGAAGGAGGAAGGGAAAATGGTGTTGAAGTCTAAGATGAAATGGGTTGGTTTAGTTGGGCTAGTTTTGTCTGCTTTCTCTCTTTTTGTACACTTTCTTCTTGCTAGATTCACTGAGGAAGGCATTGCAGAGTACCAGTCTTCCATCACAATCTTCTCTTGGAGACCCATATTTGAGAACGCTGAATTAGCCAAAACT GGTCCACTGTATAGAAGACTATGGGGTCCAGTGAGACGTTTTGAATCTCTGCATCCGGATGCAAATCCCAGAGGACATTATGCAG ATCCCAAACCACTATCAAATGGATATATCTTTGTCAGGATACAAGGTGGCTTCCATGAAATTAGGAATTCG ATATGTGATGTGGTTGTGGTTGCTCGACTTCTTAATGCTACTTTAGTTATACCTGAGCTCCAATCAACCACAAGCAGTAAAGGAATCAG CTCTGAGTTCAAGAGTTTTGCATACCTTTACAATGAGGACCAGTTCACAGCAGCTTTGGTAAAAGATATACAAGTTGTTAAAACCCTTCCAAAAGATCTTAAAGGGGCAAGGAGAAAAAAGAAGATCCCATCATTCAGGGTGTCTCATTCAGCTTCACCATATTTTTATTTGCATCATGTTCTTCCAGTACTTAATAAGCATTCAGTGGTTGAACTGGTGGTTTCTGATGGGGGATGCTTGCAG GCCATCCTCCCACCCCACTTTGAAGAATATCAAAGGCTGAGATGTAGAGTTGCTTATCATGCCTTACGCTTCCGAGAAGAGGTCCAGGAACTCACAACTAAAATATTGTACAG GTTGCGAGCTCCTGGCCGGCCATTTATAGCCTTTGATCCTGGGATGACAAGAGATGCTTTGGCATATTATGGCTGTGCTGAAGTCTTCCAG GATGTGCACACTGAACTCATTCAGCACAAACGAGCCTGGATGATAAAACGTAGGATTGTCAAGGGAAAGCTATCTGTAAATTCTGATGAGCAACGTCATAATGGTTCATGTCCATTAATGCCAGAAGAG GTTGGTATTCTTCTTCGTGCATATGGATACCCATGGGACACAATTATATATGTTTCTGGGGGAGAAGTGTTTGGCGGCCAAAGGACATTAATTCCTCTTCATGCAATgtttgaaaatgttgttgataggACTTCCCTCAGCACTGGATGGGAGCTCGGTAGAATTTATGGTCGCGAGGTTAACCTTGCTGGTAATAACCCAAAGATCCCACCTTCTGTTGTGGAAGAAAAGAAGCTTGAAGCATGGAAAACTGCAGGTCCGCGTCCTCGTCCACTTCCACCTCCTCCAGCTCGACCCAAATACCCATATAACATTGAAGGTTGGTGGGGCTGGGTTGCTGAGAGCGATAATGAGCCTGAAAGTACTGTTATAGAGTTGAGGACCAATGCCCATAAATTATTATGGGATGCAATTGACTATGTAATTTGTGTTGAAGCTGATGTGTTTATTCCTGGATTTGATCATGATGGGAAAGGACATCCAAATTTTGCCAGCTTAGTTATGGGGCATCGGCTCTATCAATCAACTTCATCTAAAACATTTCGACCAGACAG GAAGGAAGTTGCCAAACTTTTAGAAGAAACCCGTGAACACCTATATCAAGCAAATCGTACCTGGCTGACATCAATACGCAGGCATCTGAGGAGAAGTTTAGTTGATGGAGCAATAGAAGCATCCACAAAGTCAaaaccattttcttttctttcgcaTCCGGTTCCTGAATGTTCTTGCTCAAGATATAATGTTACTGAAACACCAGGGCATGCTTCAAGCTCTCCAACTCATGCACAAGTTGAGGCTGCTCTTGGAGTTACTCACCGCTGCCCTAGATGGATGGATGGTGAAACAATCTCAAGATTAAAGgacaaagaaattgaagaaattctTGATGAAGATGTTTCCTCTTCCGGATTGTTTTTCAAGCATAGTGTTGGAAGTCATGAAAGTGGAGGTGGAGAAATAAACAAAGAGGAAACTCAATTGGAGGACCAGGAAGAATTTGAGGGTGTAGAATAA
- the LOC110672337 gene encoding rhamnogalacturonan I rhamnosyltransferase 1 isoform X2 produces the protein MLKMCKSVNSVKDWEVKVKLLGDGKVAKLKNSMVSKSPMKLWILRAITTALLWTCVIQLTALGEMWGPRLLKGWPSCFSHPEVELPSVPAKVVLPPKRIYKNNGYLIVSCNGGLNQMRAAICDMVAIARYLNVTLIVPELDKTSFWNDPSEFQDIFDVHHFITSLRDEVRILKELPPRLKRRIELGMFYSLPPVSWSNMSYYLHQILPLVQKYKVVHLNKTDARLANNGLPLEIQKLRCRVNFNALRFTSQIEELGRRVVRILREKGPFLVLHLRYEIDMLAFSGCTQGCNSEEVEELTRMRYAYPWWKEKVINSEMKRKEGLCPLTPEETALVLSALGIDPNVQIYIAAGEIYGGDKRMKSLATTFLNLVRKETLLGPSDLKFFQNHSSQMAALDYLVSLEGDIFVPTYDGNMAKVVEGHRRFLGFKKTISLDRKLLVGLIDQYNKGSLSWDEFSTTVKEVHADRMGSPKPRVIIPEKPKEEDYFYANPCECLQLLDEPLSST, from the exons ATGTTAAAAATGTGCAAGTCAGTGAACTCTGTTAAAGACTGGGAGGTgaaagtgaagcttttgggagatgGAAAGGTTGCCAAGTTGAAGAACTCAATGGTTTCAAAGTCTCCAATGAAGCTATGGATTTTAAGGGCTATCACAACTGCACTTCTATGGACTTGTGTGATACAGTTGACGGCACTAGGAGAGATGTGGGGGCCAAGATTGTTGAAGGGTTGGCCTTCTTGTTTTAGTCATCCTGAAGTCGAGCTACCTTCTGTTCCCGCCAAAGTTGTTCTTCCTCCTAAGA GGATTTATAAGAATAATGGGTATCTTATTGTGTCCTGCAATGGAGGACTCAACCAAATGCGAGCAGCA ATATGCGACATGGTTGCTATTGCTAGATATCTAAATGTAACTCTCATTGTTCCAGAGTTGGATAAAACCTCATTCTGGAATGATCCAAG TGAGTTCCAAGACATATTTGACGTTCATCATTTCATCACTTCCTTGAGAGATGAGGTTCGTATATTGAAAGAGCTACCACCTAGGCTAAAAAGACGAATTGAATTGGGAATGTTCTACTCACTGCCACCAGTTAGTTGGTCAAACATGTCTTACTACCTCCATCAG ATTCTGCCTTTGGTACAAAAGTACAAAGTTGTACATTTGAATAAAACTGATGCTCGTCTTGCTAATAATGGGCTACCTCTTGAGATTCAAAAGTTGCGCTGCCGTGTAAATTTTAATGCTCTGAGATTTACATCACAGATAGAAGAATTAGGTAGAAGGGTAGTCAGGATTTTAAGGGAGAAAGGCCCCTTCCTGGTCCTTCATCTCAGATATGAAATAGATATGTTGGCTTTCTCTGGCTGCACTCAAGGTTGTAACAGTGAAGAGGTTGAGGAACTGACAAGAATGAG ATATGCTTATCCCTGGTGGAAGGAAAAAGTTATAAATTCTGAAATGAAAAGGAAAGAAGGTCTGTGTCCTTTGACCCCTGAGGAAACTGCTCTTGTATTGAGTGCACTGGGCATTGATCCTAATGTTCAAATTTATATTGCTGCTGGAGAAATATATGGTGGAGACAAAAGAATGAAGAGTTTGGCAACAACATTCCTGAATTTG GTTAGGAAAGAAACTCTGCTGGGACCATCAGATCTGAAGTTTTTCCAGAACCACTCATCCCAAATGGCAGCATTGGATTATCTCGTCTCCCTGGAGGGTGACATATTTGTTCCTACATATGATGGCAATATGGCTAAAGTTGTTGAAGGCCATCGCAG ATTTTTAGGATTCAAGAAGACTATTTCATTGGACAGAAAACTACTAGTCGGTTTAATAGATCAATACAACAAGGGATCATTGAGTTGGGATGAGTTCTCTACCACTGTGAAGGAAGTTCATGCTGATCGGATGGGGAGTCCAAAGCCACGGGTTATCATACCAGAAAAACCAAAGGAAGAAGATTATTTTTATGCCAATCCATGTGAGTGTTTGCAACTGTTAGATGAACCATTGAGTAGCACATGA
- the LOC110672337 gene encoding rhamnogalacturonan I rhamnosyltransferase 1 isoform X1: protein MLKMCKSVNSVKDWEVKVKLLGDGKVAKLKNSMVSKSPMKLWILRAITTALLWTCVIQLTALGEMWGPRLLKGWPSCFSHPEVELPSVPAKVVLPPKRIYKNNGYLIVSCNGGLNQMRAAICDMVAIARYLNVTLIVPELDKTSFWNDPSEFQDIFDVHHFITSLRDEVRILKELPPRLKRRIELGMFYSLPPVSWSNMSYYLHQILPLVQKYKVVHLNKTDARLANNGLPLEIQKLRCRVNFNALRFTSQIEELGRRVVRILREKGPFLVLHLRYEIDMLAFSGCTQGCNSEEVEELTRMRYAYPWWKEKVINSEMKRKEGLCPLTPEETALVLSALGIDPNVQIYIAAGEIYGGDKRMKSLATTFLNLQVRKETLLGPSDLKFFQNHSSQMAALDYLVSLEGDIFVPTYDGNMAKVVEGHRRFLGFKKTISLDRKLLVGLIDQYNKGSLSWDEFSTTVKEVHADRMGSPKPRVIIPEKPKEEDYFYANPCECLQLLDEPLSST from the exons ATGTTAAAAATGTGCAAGTCAGTGAACTCTGTTAAAGACTGGGAGGTgaaagtgaagcttttgggagatgGAAAGGTTGCCAAGTTGAAGAACTCAATGGTTTCAAAGTCTCCAATGAAGCTATGGATTTTAAGGGCTATCACAACTGCACTTCTATGGACTTGTGTGATACAGTTGACGGCACTAGGAGAGATGTGGGGGCCAAGATTGTTGAAGGGTTGGCCTTCTTGTTTTAGTCATCCTGAAGTCGAGCTACCTTCTGTTCCCGCCAAAGTTGTTCTTCCTCCTAAGA GGATTTATAAGAATAATGGGTATCTTATTGTGTCCTGCAATGGAGGACTCAACCAAATGCGAGCAGCA ATATGCGACATGGTTGCTATTGCTAGATATCTAAATGTAACTCTCATTGTTCCAGAGTTGGATAAAACCTCATTCTGGAATGATCCAAG TGAGTTCCAAGACATATTTGACGTTCATCATTTCATCACTTCCTTGAGAGATGAGGTTCGTATATTGAAAGAGCTACCACCTAGGCTAAAAAGACGAATTGAATTGGGAATGTTCTACTCACTGCCACCAGTTAGTTGGTCAAACATGTCTTACTACCTCCATCAG ATTCTGCCTTTGGTACAAAAGTACAAAGTTGTACATTTGAATAAAACTGATGCTCGTCTTGCTAATAATGGGCTACCTCTTGAGATTCAAAAGTTGCGCTGCCGTGTAAATTTTAATGCTCTGAGATTTACATCACAGATAGAAGAATTAGGTAGAAGGGTAGTCAGGATTTTAAGGGAGAAAGGCCCCTTCCTGGTCCTTCATCTCAGATATGAAATAGATATGTTGGCTTTCTCTGGCTGCACTCAAGGTTGTAACAGTGAAGAGGTTGAGGAACTGACAAGAATGAG ATATGCTTATCCCTGGTGGAAGGAAAAAGTTATAAATTCTGAAATGAAAAGGAAAGAAGGTCTGTGTCCTTTGACCCCTGAGGAAACTGCTCTTGTATTGAGTGCACTGGGCATTGATCCTAATGTTCAAATTTATATTGCTGCTGGAGAAATATATGGTGGAGACAAAAGAATGAAGAGTTTGGCAACAACATTCCTGAATTTG CAGGTTAGGAAAGAAACTCTGCTGGGACCATCAGATCTGAAGTTTTTCCAGAACCACTCATCCCAAATGGCAGCATTGGATTATCTCGTCTCCCTGGAGGGTGACATATTTGTTCCTACATATGATGGCAATATGGCTAAAGTTGTTGAAGGCCATCGCAG ATTTTTAGGATTCAAGAAGACTATTTCATTGGACAGAAAACTACTAGTCGGTTTAATAGATCAATACAACAAGGGATCATTGAGTTGGGATGAGTTCTCTACCACTGTGAAGGAAGTTCATGCTGATCGGATGGGGAGTCCAAAGCCACGGGTTATCATACCAGAAAAACCAAAGGAAGAAGATTATTTTTATGCCAATCCATGTGAGTGTTTGCAACTGTTAGATGAACCATTGAGTAGCACATGA